One window of the Klebsiella sp. WP3-W18-ESBL-02 genome contains the following:
- the fepG gene encoding iron-enterobactin ABC transporter permease, whose protein sequence is MNAPSRRLLFSSLLLIAVCLLLTLFSLRNGAVTLTFSQVFAALFGDAPRAITMVVTEWRLPRVLMALLIGAALGVSGAIFQSLMRNPLGSPDVMGFNTGAWSGVLVALVFFGQNLTTITLAAMAGGIATSLLVWALAWREGIETFRLIIIGIGIRAMLMAFNTWLLLRASLETAVSAGLWFAGSLNGITWVKIWPAAPLMIAALVCSALLVRRLRLLEMGDDSACALGVRVEFSRLLLMLVAVVLTAAATALAGPISFIALVAPHIARRLSGTARWGLTQAALCGALLLTAADFCAQQLFLPYQLQVGVVTVSLGGIYLIVLLIQESRKK, encoded by the coding sequence ATGAACGCCCCATCCCGTCGTCTGCTGTTCAGTAGCCTGTTGTTGATCGCGGTCTGTCTGCTGTTAACCCTCTTCAGCCTGCGCAACGGTGCGGTTACGCTGACATTTTCCCAGGTTTTCGCGGCGCTATTCGGCGACGCGCCGCGCGCCATTACCATGGTGGTGACCGAGTGGCGCCTGCCGCGCGTGCTGATGGCGCTGTTAATTGGCGCCGCGCTTGGCGTCTCCGGCGCGATTTTTCAATCGCTGATGCGTAACCCGCTGGGCAGCCCCGACGTCATGGGCTTTAACACCGGGGCGTGGAGCGGCGTGCTGGTGGCACTGGTATTTTTCGGCCAGAATCTGACCACCATTACCCTCGCCGCCATGGCGGGCGGGATCGCCACCTCGCTGCTGGTGTGGGCGTTAGCATGGCGTGAGGGTATCGAAACCTTCCGGCTGATCATTATCGGCATCGGCATTCGTGCCATGCTGATGGCCTTCAACACCTGGCTGCTGCTGCGCGCATCGCTGGAAACCGCCGTTTCCGCCGGGCTGTGGTTTGCCGGTTCGCTCAACGGCATCACGTGGGTCAAAATCTGGCCCGCCGCCCCGCTGATGATCGCCGCGCTGGTTTGTTCGGCACTGCTGGTACGCCGCCTGCGTTTGCTGGAGATGGGCGACGATAGCGCCTGCGCGTTGGGCGTTCGCGTCGAATTTTCGCGTCTGCTGCTGATGCTGGTCGCGGTGGTGCTCACCGCTGCCGCCACGGCGCTGGCAGGGCCGATTTCCTTTATCGCGCTGGTCGCACCGCACATTGCCCGTCGCCTGAGCGGCACCGCGCGCTGGGGCCTAACCCAGGCGGCGCTGTGCGGCGCCCTGCTGCTGACCGCCGCCGATTTTTGTGCACAGCAATTGTTCTTGCCTTACCAGCTCCAGGTGGGCGTCGTCACCGTCAGCCTTGGCGGTATCTACCTCATCGTGTTGCTTATTCAGGAGTCTCGCAAAAAATGA
- the fepC gene encoding iron-enterobactin ABC transporter ATP-binding protein, whose translation MTDTAARLRGKALTLAYGKKTIAESLNVIIPDGHFTAIIGPNGCGKSTLLRTLSRLMAPTRGHVYLDGEEIQRYASKEVARRIGLLAQNATTPGDISVQELVARGRYPHQPLFTRWRQEDEDAVQRAMQATGIVNLANQSVDTLSGGQRQRAWIAMVLAQDTAIMLLDEPTTWLDISHQIDLLELLSELNRERGYTLAAVLHDLNQACRYATHLIALRDGKIVAEGAPKEIVTPALIEAIYGLRCVIIDDPVANTPLVVPLGRR comes from the coding sequence ATGACCGACACCGCCGCCCGCCTGCGCGGCAAGGCGTTAACCCTCGCCTACGGGAAAAAGACCATCGCCGAGTCGCTGAACGTGATCATCCCGGACGGCCATTTCACCGCGATTATCGGCCCTAACGGCTGCGGCAAATCGACGCTGCTGCGCACGCTCAGTCGCCTGATGGCGCCGACGCGCGGTCATGTCTATCTCGACGGTGAAGAGATCCAGCGCTACGCCAGTAAAGAGGTGGCTCGACGCATCGGCCTGCTGGCGCAAAACGCCACCACGCCGGGCGATATTTCGGTGCAGGAGCTGGTCGCGCGCGGGCGTTACCCGCACCAGCCGCTGTTTACCCGCTGGCGACAGGAAGATGAAGATGCGGTGCAGCGCGCCATGCAGGCGACCGGTATCGTCAATCTCGCCAACCAAAGCGTCGATACGCTCTCCGGTGGACAGCGCCAGCGCGCATGGATTGCAATGGTATTAGCGCAGGATACGGCCATCATGCTGCTCGACGAGCCAACAACCTGGCTGGATATCAGCCACCAGATCGATCTGCTGGAATTATTAAGCGAGCTGAACCGCGAGCGCGGCTATACGCTGGCCGCCGTGCTGCACGATTTAAACCAGGCGTGTCGCTACGCGACGCACCTGATTGCACTCCGTGATGGGAAGATTGTGGCGGAAGGCGCGCCGAAAGAGATTGTCACTCCGGCGCTGATTGAGGCGATTTACGGCCTGCGCTGCGTGATTATTGACGACCCGGTGGCGAATACGCCGCTGGTGGTGCCGCTCGGACGGCGGTGA
- the entF gene encoding enterobactin non-ribosomal peptide synthetase EntF, with translation MNTRLPLIAAQPGIWMAEALSTMPNAWSVAHYVELQGEVDGELLARAIAEGMMQADTLRMRFSEENGEVWQWVDESIRIEATPIDDLRQASDPQQEALARMNADLAQNSRVDSGNSLFCHRLYRIGDNRWFWYQRYHHLLVDGFSFPAITRQISLIYQAWQRGEATPASAFTPFADVVEEYQRYRHSDAWARDKAFWAEQRKTLPSPASLSPAPLPGRAQSSHIWRLKLAADRRTFARLTASAPQCQPADLALALVTLWLGRLCGRSEYAAGFIFMRRMGSAALTATGPVLNVLPLAVTLNGQETLAQLATRLAAQLKKMRRHQRYDAEQIVRDAGKAAGDEALFGPVFNVKMFDYRLAFDDVNAITHTLATGPVNDLELALFPDEDGGLSLEILANQQRYDKAVLQQHIGRLTSLLQQFADNPTLSCADAELLTGDEYHRLATINATGKSLPPATLSSLVATQAAKTPDAVALRDADYCFTYREMRQQVVALANVLRQRGVAPGDSVAVALPRSVFLTLALHAIVEAGAAWLPLDTGYPDDRLQMMLEDARPSLLITADDQLHRFPDVASLCLNAPLTPGDDRPLMLAQPQQTAYIIFTSGSTGRPKGVMVGHEAIVNRLLWMQDQYPLTADDVVAQKTPCSFDVSVWEFWWPFITGASLVMAEPEAHRDPLAMQRFFAQYGVTTTHFVPSMLAAFVASLTPDNVASCCSLRRVFCSGEALPTALCREWEVLTHVPLHNLYGPTEAAVDVSGYPAYGEALAAVTGNSVPIGFPVWNTGLRILDAMMRPVPFGVAGDLYLTGIQLAQGYLGRPDLTASRFIADPFAPGERMYRTGDVARWLDNGAVEYLGRSDDQLKIRGQRIELGEIDRVMQTLPDVEQAVSHACVINQAAATGGDARQLVGYVVSSSGLPLDSAALLAQLRDRLPPHMVPVVLLQLSALPLSANGKLDRKALPLPSLTQKTAGRAPQSPTETQVAEAFSQLLGCEIRDIDADFFALGGHSLLAMRLAAMLSQRIGRQVTPGQVMVSSTVGKLSALLDNGDEEQAQRLGYEPLLPLRTGDGPTLYCFHPASGFAWQFSVLSRYLSPRWSITGIQSPRPQGPMQTAQTLDEVCEHHLATLLAQQPHGPYYLLGYSLGGTLAQGIAARLRQRGERVAFLGLLDTWPPETQNWAEKEANGLDPAVLAEIEREREAFLAAQQGQGSSELFSAIECNYTDAVRLLSTAHSATFDGKATLFVAEKTRQADPQKAWGPWVGELEVYSQDCAHVDIITPAAFETIGPVIREILG, from the coding sequence ATGAACACACGTTTACCGCTGATTGCCGCTCAGCCCGGCATCTGGATGGCGGAAGCCCTTTCTACGATGCCGAACGCCTGGAGCGTGGCGCACTACGTTGAGCTCCAGGGGGAGGTCGACGGCGAGCTACTGGCGCGGGCGATTGCTGAGGGAATGATGCAGGCCGATACCCTGCGGATGCGTTTTTCTGAAGAGAACGGTGAAGTCTGGCAGTGGGTGGATGAGAGCATTCGCATTGAGGCTACGCCGATTGATGATCTACGTCAGGCCAGCGATCCGCAGCAGGAGGCGCTGGCGCGGATGAACGCCGATTTGGCGCAGAACAGCCGCGTTGACAGCGGCAATTCACTGTTCTGTCACCGGCTGTACCGGATCGGCGATAATCGCTGGTTCTGGTATCAGCGCTATCATCATCTGCTGGTCGATGGTTTCAGCTTCCCGGCGATTACCCGCCAGATCAGCCTGATTTATCAAGCCTGGCAGCGTGGAGAGGCCACGCCAGCCTCCGCTTTCACGCCGTTTGCGGACGTGGTTGAGGAGTATCAGCGCTATCGTCACAGCGACGCCTGGGCGCGCGATAAAGCGTTCTGGGCTGAACAACGAAAAACGCTGCCGTCACCGGCATCGCTGTCACCTGCGCCGCTGCCGGGACGGGCCCAGAGCAGCCATATCTGGCGGCTGAAGCTGGCTGCCGACCGCCGAACATTCGCCCGTTTGACCGCCTCTGCGCCGCAGTGCCAGCCGGCCGATCTGGCGCTGGCGTTGGTGACGCTATGGTTAGGACGCCTGTGCGGGCGCAGCGAATACGCCGCGGGATTTATCTTTATGCGCCGTATGGGGTCCGCCGCGCTGACGGCGACCGGCCCGGTGCTGAACGTTCTGCCGCTAGCCGTGACGCTGAACGGCCAGGAGACGCTGGCGCAGCTGGCGACGCGTCTGGCCGCACAGCTGAAAAAGATGCGCCGCCATCAGCGCTACGATGCTGAGCAAATTGTTCGTGACGCCGGGAAAGCCGCCGGTGACGAGGCGCTGTTTGGCCCGGTATTTAACGTCAAGATGTTTGATTATCGATTAGCTTTCGACGACGTTAATGCGATAACGCATACCCTCGCGACCGGCCCGGTCAACGATCTGGAGCTGGCGTTATTCCCGGATGAAGACGGCGGCCTGTCGCTGGAAATCCTGGCTAACCAGCAGCGCTATGATAAAGCGGTGCTTCAGCAGCATATTGGCCGCTTAACATCGCTGTTGCAGCAGTTTGCGGATAATCCGACGCTCAGCTGCGCCGATGCTGAACTGCTTACCGGCGATGAATATCATCGCCTGGCGACGATTAACGCGACCGGAAAATCCTTACCGCCCGCGACGCTAAGTTCGCTGGTGGCCACCCAGGCGGCAAAAACGCCGGATGCCGTGGCGCTAAGAGACGCCGACTATTGCTTCACCTACCGTGAGATGCGCCAGCAGGTTGTGGCGCTGGCAAACGTATTGCGCCAGCGCGGCGTGGCTCCCGGCGATAGCGTTGCCGTTGCCCTGCCGCGTTCGGTATTCCTGACGCTGGCGCTGCACGCTATCGTTGAGGCTGGCGCGGCCTGGCTGCCGCTGGATACCGGTTATCCTGACGATCGTTTACAGATGATGCTGGAAGACGCACGCCCCTCGCTGCTGATTACCGCAGACGATCAGCTGCACCGTTTCCCTGATGTCGCCAGTCTGTGCCTGAACGCACCGCTGACGCCGGGCGATGACCGCCCGCTGATGCTCGCACAGCCGCAGCAGACGGCCTATATCATCTTTACCTCAGGTTCGACCGGCCGCCCGAAAGGGGTCATGGTGGGCCATGAGGCGATCGTTAACCGCCTGCTGTGGATGCAGGATCAGTATCCGCTTACCGCCGATGACGTGGTGGCGCAGAAAACGCCGTGCAGCTTTGACGTGTCGGTCTGGGAATTCTGGTGGCCGTTTATCACCGGCGCGAGCCTGGTGATGGCGGAGCCCGAGGCACATCGCGATCCGCTGGCAATGCAGCGTTTCTTTGCGCAATACGGCGTCACCACCACCCACTTTGTACCGTCAATGCTGGCCGCGTTCGTTGCCTCGCTCACCCCGGACAATGTGGCCAGTTGCTGTTCGTTGCGACGCGTATTTTGCAGTGGCGAAGCGCTGCCCACTGCCCTGTGTCGCGAATGGGAAGTACTGACCCACGTACCGCTGCATAACCTTTATGGACCCACGGAAGCGGCGGTTGACGTCAGCGGGTATCCGGCCTACGGCGAGGCGCTGGCGGCGGTTACCGGCAACAGCGTGCCGATTGGTTTTCCGGTGTGGAATACCGGGCTGCGTATCCTTGATGCCATGATGCGCCCGGTGCCATTTGGCGTTGCGGGCGATCTGTATCTGACCGGCATTCAGCTGGCTCAGGGCTATCTTGGTCGTCCGGATTTAACCGCGAGTCGCTTTATTGCCGACCCGTTTGCCCCCGGCGAGCGAATGTACCGCACCGGCGACGTTGCGCGTTGGTTGGATAACGGCGCGGTGGAGTATTTAGGCCGCAGCGACGATCAGCTAAAAATTCGCGGTCAGCGCATTGAGCTGGGCGAGATTGACCGGGTGATGCAGACGCTGCCAGACGTTGAACAAGCGGTCAGCCATGCCTGCGTCATTAACCAGGCGGCGGCCACCGGTGGCGATGCGCGTCAGTTGGTGGGCTACGTGGTGTCCTCTTCCGGTTTGCCGCTGGATAGCGCTGCGCTGCTGGCACAGCTGCGCGATCGTTTGCCGCCGCATATGGTGCCGGTGGTGCTATTACAGCTCAGCGCGCTGCCGCTGAGCGCCAACGGTAAGCTCGACCGTAAGGCGCTGCCGCTGCCGTCGCTGACGCAGAAAACCGCCGGACGCGCGCCGCAGTCGCCAACTGAGACGCAGGTCGCAGAGGCCTTCAGTCAGCTGCTGGGCTGTGAAATTCGGGATATTGATGCCGACTTCTTCGCCCTCGGGGGACACTCGCTGCTGGCGATGCGCCTGGCGGCGATGCTTAGCCAGCGTATCGGGCGACAGGTCACGCCGGGTCAGGTCATGGTCTCTTCGACGGTGGGCAAGCTGAGCGCGCTGCTCGATAACGGTGATGAGGAACAGGCGCAGCGTCTGGGCTATGAGCCGCTGCTGCCGCTGCGAACCGGCGACGGCCCGACGCTGTATTGTTTCCATCCCGCGTCGGGCTTTGCCTGGCAGTTCAGCGTACTGTCGCGCTACCTGTCGCCGCGCTGGTCGATTACCGGCATTCAGTCGCCGCGCCCGCAGGGGCCGATGCAAACGGCGCAGACGCTGGACGAGGTGTGCGAGCACCATCTGGCAACGCTGCTCGCTCAGCAGCCGCATGGGCCGTATTATCTGCTCGGTTATTCGCTTGGCGGCACGCTGGCGCAGGGCATTGCCGCCCGTTTACGTCAGCGCGGCGAAAGGGTGGCGTTCCTGGGGCTGCTCGATACCTGGCCGCCGGAAACGCAAAACTGGGCAGAAAAAGAGGCTAACGGTCTTGATCCTGCGGTATTGGCGGAGATTGAGCGCGAACGTGAAGCGTTTCTCGCCGCCCAGCAGGGGCAAGGCTCCAGCGAATTGTTCAGCGCAATTGAATGCAACTACACCGACGCCGTGCGCCTGCTGAGCACCGCGCACAGCGCGACGTTTGACGGTAAAGCGACGCTGTTTGTCGCCGAGAAAACCCGTCAGGCGGATCCGCAGAAGGCCTGGGGGCCGTGGGTGGGCGAGCTGGAGGTTTATAGTCAGGATTGTGCGCATGTCGACATCATTACGCCAGCGGCGTTTGAGACGATTGGGCCGGTGATTCGGGAGATATTGGGGTAG
- a CDS encoding MbtH family protein, translated as MQISNPFDVAQGQFYLLQNPQRQFSLWPQQCTLPAGWTVVCEPQPLDACNAWLNANWTTLLPDNFAAGGRL; from the coding sequence ATGCAAATCAGTAACCCCTTCGACGTGGCGCAAGGGCAGTTTTACCTTCTGCAAAACCCGCAGCGGCAGTTCAGCCTTTGGCCCCAGCAGTGCACGCTGCCTGCGGGCTGGACGGTTGTTTGCGAGCCGCAGCCCCTTGATGCGTGCAACGCGTGGTTGAACGCCAACTGGACGACGCTACTTCCCGATAATTTCGCCGCCGGGGGCCGCTTATGA
- the fes gene encoding enterochelin esterase, with translation MEKLATGSDAWWATIKGPQYERVNDNYQVTFWWRDPAGSEASSPIRRVWIYITGVTDHHHNSAPQTLRRIAHTDAWCWTTTLPPTWRGSYCFAPSAREDDFSPDIFTAAEPDRLQLREGWRKLLPRAIADPLNPQSWKGGRGHAVSALEMPQAPEQPGWSAPASRWNAPQCLTWHSERLGNQRRVWIFTTGDAQDGERPLAVLLDGQFWAESMPVWPALTALTREGKLPAAVYVLIDVIDNAHRSVELPCNPDFWLAVQHELLAQVRTIAPFSDRADRTVVAGQSFGGLSALYAGLHWPARFGCVLSQSGSYWWPHRGGRQTGILLEQLQRGELQPRGLRIVLEAGLREPIIFRANQALLAQLQLTQQPIFWRQVDGGHDALCWRGGLTSGLMTLWGSETTKRD, from the coding sequence GTGGAGAAGTTAGCGACAGGAAGTGACGCCTGGTGGGCGACGATAAAAGGCCCGCAATATGAACGCGTTAATGACAATTATCAGGTCACCTTCTGGTGGCGTGACCCCGCGGGAAGTGAAGCCTCCTCGCCGATTCGGCGGGTGTGGATTTACATTACCGGCGTCACCGATCACCACCACAACTCGGCCCCGCAAACCCTGCGACGTATTGCTCATACCGATGCGTGGTGCTGGACGACGACGCTGCCGCCGACCTGGCGCGGTAGCTACTGCTTCGCACCGTCCGCGCGCGAGGATGACTTTTCCCCGGATATATTCACCGCCGCTGAGCCAGACCGCCTGCAGCTGCGTGAGGGCTGGCGTAAGCTGCTGCCGCGGGCGATCGCCGATCCGCTGAATCCGCAGAGCTGGAAGGGCGGGCGCGGCCATGCGGTGTCAGCGCTGGAGATGCCACAGGCTCCGGAACAGCCCGGCTGGTCTGCCCCTGCCTCGCGCTGGAATGCGCCACAGTGCCTGACCTGGCACAGCGAACGGCTGGGCAATCAGCGCCGGGTATGGATCTTCACCACCGGCGACGCGCAGGACGGCGAACGCCCGCTGGCGGTGCTGCTCGACGGTCAGTTCTGGGCCGAAAGCATGCCGGTATGGCCTGCGCTGACAGCGCTCACTCGCGAAGGCAAACTGCCTGCGGCGGTGTATGTGCTGATTGACGTGATTGATAACGCCCACCGCAGCGTCGAACTGCCGTGCAATCCCGACTTCTGGCTGGCGGTACAGCATGAGCTGCTTGCCCAGGTACGGACGATCGCACCGTTCAGCGATCGTGCCGATCGCACCGTCGTTGCCGGGCAAAGTTTTGGCGGACTCTCCGCGCTGTACGCCGGGCTGCACTGGCCTGCGCGTTTTGGCTGCGTGTTGAGTCAGTCCGGTTCCTACTGGTGGCCACACCGCGGCGGGCGGCAAACCGGTATCCTCCTCGAACAGCTTCAGCGCGGTGAACTCCAGCCCAGAGGGCTGCGCATCGTGCTCGAGGCAGGCCTGCGCGAACCGATTATTTTTCGCGCCAATCAGGCGCTTTTAGCACAACTACAGCTCACACAGCAGCCGATTTTCTGGCGTCAGGTTGACGGCGGACATGATGCGCTTTGCTGGCGCGGCGGATTAACCTCCGGGCTAATGACCCTCTGGGGCAGCGAGACGACAAAGCGCGATTAA
- a CDS encoding TonB-dependent siderophore receptor, with product MNNKIKSLAFLVNLGIYGMAAPAFAASTDSTSKTDADGETMVVTAAEQNLQAPGVSTITADEIRKRPPARDVSEIIRTMPGVNLTGNSTSGQRGNNRQIDIRGMGPENTLILVDGKPVTSRNSVRLGWRGERDTRGDTSWVPPEMIERIDVIRGPAAARYGNGAAGGVVNIITKKPENEWHGTWNAYMNAPEHKDEGATKRTDFSLTGPLGDAFSFRLYGNLDKTQADAWDINQGHQSERTGIYQDTLPAGREGVENKNINGVVRWDFAPMQSLEFEAGYSRQGNLYAGDTQNTNTNDLVKENYGKETNRLYRNTYAITWNGGWDNGITTSNWAQYEHTRNSRKGEGLAGGTEGIFSSNQFSDIDLSDVMLHSEINIPFDFLVNQNLTLGSEWNQQRMKDKASNTQTFLGGDIPGYSSTDRSPYSQAEIFSLFAENNMELTDTTMLTPALRFDHHSIVGDNWSPSLNLSQGLWDDFTLKMGIARAYKAPSLYQTNPNYILYSKGQGCYASKSGCYLQGNDDLKAETSINKEIGLEFKRNGWLAGATWFRNDYRNKIEAGYSPVYTNGKGTDLYKWENVPKAVVEGLEGTLNVPVSETVNWTNNITYMLQSKNKTTGDRLSIIPEYTLNSTLSWQIQQDLSVQSTFTWYGKQQPKKYNYKGQAVTGSETNEVSPYSIVGLSATWDVNKNVSLTGGVDNVFDKRHWRAGNAQTTGGTTGYMYGAGAETYNESGRTWFMGINTRF from the coding sequence ATGAATAATAAAATCAAATCCCTGGCCTTCCTGGTCAATTTGGGGATCTACGGTATGGCCGCTCCGGCCTTCGCTGCCTCGACGGACAGCACCAGCAAAACCGACGCCGACGGCGAAACCATGGTCGTTACCGCCGCCGAGCAGAATCTACAGGCGCCGGGCGTGTCGACCATCACCGCCGATGAGATTCGCAAACGTCCGCCAGCACGCGACGTCTCCGAAATCATCCGTACCATGCCGGGCGTTAACCTGACCGGTAACTCCACCAGCGGCCAGCGCGGCAACAACCGTCAGATCGACATTCGCGGTATGGGCCCGGAAAACACCCTGATCCTGGTTGACGGCAAACCGGTCACCAGCCGCAACTCAGTCCGTCTGGGCTGGCGCGGCGAACGTGATACCCGTGGCGATACCAGCTGGGTGCCGCCGGAAATGATCGAACGTATCGATGTGATTCGTGGCCCTGCGGCCGCGCGTTACGGTAACGGTGCGGCGGGCGGCGTCGTCAATATCATCACCAAAAAACCGGAAAATGAATGGCACGGCACGTGGAACGCCTACATGAACGCCCCGGAGCACAAAGACGAAGGCGCGACCAAGCGCACCGACTTTAGTCTGACCGGCCCACTGGGCGACGCGTTCAGCTTCCGTCTGTACGGCAACCTCGATAAAACGCAGGCCGATGCCTGGGATATTAACCAGGGCCACCAGTCCGAGCGTACCGGCATTTATCAGGATACCCTGCCAGCCGGACGTGAAGGCGTTGAAAACAAAAATATTAACGGCGTTGTGCGCTGGGACTTTGCCCCGATGCAGTCGCTGGAGTTCGAAGCCGGCTACAGCCGTCAGGGCAACCTCTACGCGGGCGATACCCAGAACACCAACACCAACGACCTGGTGAAAGAGAACTACGGTAAAGAGACTAACCGCCTGTACCGTAACACCTACGCGATTACCTGGAACGGCGGCTGGGACAACGGCATTACCACCAGCAACTGGGCGCAGTACGAACATACCCGTAACTCCCGAAAGGGCGAAGGCCTGGCCGGCGGTACGGAAGGGATCTTCAGCAGTAACCAGTTCTCCGATATCGATCTGTCGGACGTCATGCTGCACAGTGAAATCAACATTCCGTTTGATTTCCTGGTAAATCAGAACCTGACGCTGGGTAGCGAATGGAACCAGCAGCGGATGAAGGATAAGGCCTCCAACACCCAGACCTTCCTGGGCGGGGATATCCCGGGCTACAGCAGCACCGATCGCAGCCCGTACTCCCAGGCAGAAATTTTCTCCCTGTTTGCCGAAAACAACATGGAGCTGACCGACACCACCATGCTGACCCCGGCGCTGCGTTTCGACCATCACAGCATCGTTGGCGACAACTGGAGCCCATCATTAAACCTGTCTCAGGGCCTGTGGGATGATTTCACGCTGAAAATGGGTATCGCCCGCGCCTACAAAGCACCAAGCCTGTATCAGACCAACCCGAACTACATTCTGTACAGTAAAGGTCAGGGCTGCTACGCCAGTAAATCCGGCTGTTACCTGCAGGGTAATGACGACCTGAAGGCCGAGACCAGCATCAACAAAGAGATCGGACTGGAGTTCAAACGCAACGGTTGGTTAGCCGGTGCAACCTGGTTCCGTAACGACTACCGCAACAAGATTGAAGCCGGTTATTCTCCGGTTTATACCAACGGGAAAGGCACCGATCTCTACAAATGGGAAAACGTGCCTAAAGCGGTGGTAGAGGGTCTGGAAGGTACGTTAAACGTTCCTGTTAGCGAGACGGTGAACTGGACCAACAACATCACCTATATGCTGCAAAGTAAAAATAAAACCACCGGCGATCGCCTGTCGATCATTCCGGAGTACACGCTGAACTCAACGCTGAGCTGGCAAATTCAGCAGGATCTTTCCGTCCAGTCGACCTTCACCTGGTACGGTAAGCAGCAGCCGAAGAAGTATAACTACAAAGGTCAGGCGGTGACCGGCAGCGAAACCAATGAAGTTAGCCCGTACAGCATCGTTGGCCTGAGCGCGACCTGGGATGTGAATAAAAACGTCAGCCTGACCGGCGGCGTGGATAACGTCTTCGACAAGCGTCACTGGCGTGCCGGTAACGCCCAGACCACCGGCGGCACCACGGGCTACATGTACGGTGCCGGTGCGGAAACCTATAACGAATCCGGCCGCACCTGGTTCATGGGCATTAACACCCGCTTCTAA
- the entD gene encoding enterobactin synthase subunit EntD produces the protein MLTRHSTFHAIHRIDFEPDSFTAADLLWLPHHAQLANSGKKRQTEHLAGRIAAVHALRAFAEKSVPGIGHQRQPVWPAGLHGSISHCGHTAVAIVARAPVGIDIETLFSPALADALANDIAREDELAVLRGGELPFPLALTLAFSAKESLYKALSARHPTLLHFHDAVVKGLSASTITLSLPALAQSASLRWYAVSPQHIITCFSQK, from the coding sequence ATGCTTACCCGCCACAGTACTTTCCACGCCATACACCGTATCGACTTTGAACCCGACAGCTTTACTGCCGCCGATTTGCTGTGGCTGCCGCACCACGCTCAGCTTGCCAACAGCGGTAAAAAACGCCAGACCGAACACCTTGCCGGACGCATTGCCGCCGTTCATGCGCTGCGCGCGTTCGCAGAGAAATCGGTGCCGGGCATAGGTCATCAGCGCCAGCCGGTATGGCCCGCTGGGCTGCATGGCAGCATCAGCCACTGCGGTCATACGGCGGTGGCGATCGTCGCGCGTGCGCCGGTCGGCATTGATATTGAAACCCTATTTTCACCCGCTCTTGCCGATGCGCTGGCAAACGACATTGCCCGTGAAGATGAACTTGCCGTGCTGCGCGGCGGCGAACTCCCCTTCCCGCTGGCGCTGACGCTGGCGTTCTCGGCAAAAGAGAGCCTCTACAAAGCGCTTTCGGCTCGTCACCCGACGCTGCTGCATTTTCACGATGCCGTCGTCAAAGGCCTGAGCGCCAGCACTATCACCCTCTCGCTTCCCGCCCTTGCGCAGAGTGCCTCACTGCGCTGGTACGCCGTTTCCCCTCAGCACATCATCACGTGTTTCTCTCAGAAATAA